From Amyelois transitella isolate CPQ chromosome 2, ilAmyTran1.1, whole genome shotgun sequence:
GGCGCTTCACCACAGTTAATAGTTTCGTAAATTTCTTGATATTCATTTTTACGTTTTGTAGAGTGGGCAAACCAATTGTACGTTTCTCTAATTAAGAATTCAATATTTCTTGGTAGCGTATGTTCTGAAGCGTGCGATACTGCAAGTTGTAAAGAGTGGCAAGTGCATCTGATAAGAATTAAATTAGGTATATCATTTTTTAGGATTTTATACACTCCATTATTGATGCCAGTCATGACTGACGCATTGTCTGTTCCCAATCCAaccagtttatttttgtttagtccatatttttgtaaacaagaAAGAAGGGCTTTAACAATGCCAATTGCATCACTGGTTTCAAGTTGTTCAAGGGCCAGAAACGaagacacaattttttttagttttctacTAAAATACCTGATTACAATACCAAGTTGCTTGCACGTACTGATGTCAGTTGACTCATCAATGATGAgactatatttttgttcccCTATATCCTTTATTAGTTCTTCAGTAAAATGTGGTgccaagatatttttaataacttcaGTACACTTAGTACGAtgcatttttaaatcatcCGTTGCTTTGGAGTCAGGGAAAGCTAATTTCACTAAGTCTGTCAGATGATCAATACAGGAAACTGAGCTATGTTCTGTAATGTAAAGAGCGAGCATTCCTTCAGCTTTGCGCGATTTTGGGTTGGAAATCTTCTCACCATCAGGCTTGAATTGTATAATCTGGTTGCCGGATataatttgcattttttgtttgtgctTCTTTGTTTCAGCATGTCTTCTCAAGTCTACTAATTTTGCTAGTAATTCTACTTTACAATATGTGCAAAAAGCTTTCGTATCATCACCAACCAAAGGTTTAAGCCAGGATATGAATTCGGCATGTGATTCCCACTCTTTTCTATACTTTTGTgcatagttttttttctttaaaggaATTTCCATTGTTGGATAGTATTAAGGATAACGACTTCACACACTGTAACCAATTAACAAACGACTTTATCAAACTTTTTAAGATTTCAACAGCACTCACCAAATTCGATACATAGAATGTCaaagttaaaagaaaacacTAACAACGATTGCGCTACGGGATTCCCCGGCTATAGAGTAAGCATAAAACAATATGAAATTCTCATTGTGCTAAAGGGATTCCCCGCCCCGGTAAAGTACATAAGCGTAAATCAGGTGTGTTGTACAGAGTGTCAGTATCACTGTCAATATGACAGTGACACAGACACTCTGTTGACAAAACGTGTTGCCGATTCCATACTGAAAAACCGCTAAAAACcactaaaaagaataaaaccgCTATGTTACTAAAAAAATCCTCTAAAGGCTTTAAAAAGGCTCCAGTTCTGGTGGAAAAACCACCAAGGTGGCAACActgtacgttcgtctaggccttcccactccgatcTTTCCCTCCACATTCTCCtagtatatttgcttagtcaacctgctttcattcatccactccacatgaccaaaccatctattcctgttactacatcttttttcacatcacaacattcatctagtacatacatacatatggtcacgtctatgtcccttgtggggtagacagagtcttgaaaagactgaatggccacgttcagctatttggcttaatgatagaattaagattcaaatagtggttgGTTCATCTAGTAAGTACAGTTATTTCCATGATTCAATGTGTCACAAGTTACCCTGCAAAAATCGCGGGGTcagacgggagaagccatagATATGAATATGTACTAAAGAGTTACTGACGTAGGAGTACACAATCCAATATCATTGTTGAAGGGCGCAGCCCGTGCTttttccagagaggtgaggatgtaatcgGACCTAATGCCAGAACGAAAAAGAAAGCTTTGAAAGAGTATAGGTATAAGTAGAATaggacctgctgcgatacccagaTACTGGCTTGCTGTcagactgcttgcagagtgaggagtgatgaTGAAGAAGCTTGCTTCCAATATCATCGGGGTGACCAATGTAGAAAAATAAGGAGtctatccttagtcgccttttacgacatccatgggaaagagatgggaatGGTCCTACttatatgctttttttttggtgccgggaaccacacgtaaTATGACTATTtgagattaatttttttagatattttcttttatgtagacaatgtgcattcatcCACGATCTAGAGATGCCACGAATATTCGGCAATTATTCGGTATTCGGCCTATTCGGCCACTTTTTTTGCTATTCGGTATTCGGCCGTATAGTACCTATTATTCGGCCGAATACCGAATaccaaattatgtaaaaaagacACGTATATTACTCAAAATTATGTATCTATTTCCAAATTACAACActttagtaattaaaattgaccAGTGGTAAGTTATGATGAATAAAAGCTTTTCAGCATTTTTGGTTGCAAACGATTACGCTATTCATCGTAAATAATACCAGCCTCAGAAAATAACCTTCACTATACACGCTACTTCCAGGAGAAGAATGATAAACTTTAGCAAATTTCGAAAGGTTTGGGAATTGTCTTTCGTTTGCGAACCACAAGTTAGTTGTAAGGGTCGGCCTTCCGATCTAAGCGAActgttttcaaataaaaatccaaCTGGTTTGCCACAGCACTCTTCTCCACGTCTACCTAATCATTAGCATTTCGCATATTATCTGTTGCTACTTCAGTTCCAGAAACTGTCAAGTATTTCAATAGTACCATCATTTTCAttagttacttaaaaaaaaagttgaacaagtgaaagagtttgtatatctacgagtaggatcaaagtttacatcagatggcaagtgtgatagtggtatgtattgaaaggagagtgaacatggtgaatggagctttgcatgcctttatgagcagtcagaaactgtccaaaaaggctcgactggctgtgcataggggcgtgttggtcccgacattcaTGTATGGGAGccaaagttgggtatggcaaaagaagcacgaaaatagaataaatgcagtggaaagaTTTTAGGGATGTATTTCGTGCCGAATATTCGTCGGCCGAATATTCGGCGCTTCGGCCGACCGCGTTGCCGAATATTCGGTATTCGGCCAATTCACTATTCGTGGCAACTCTAATTtagatataatatttgaaaattgacGTCCGACGAAAATGCTGTAGAGTAGTTTgatccgccgcttcttctgcacatgTGCTTTGGGAGctgtagtagatataattagacttatgttgacgtcaataagcgataccttgtatccgattttgagaataaatctattctaataaatacactaacatggtgccgtgtggttccctgcaccaatataaaaaagaataggaccactccatttctttcgcatggatgttgtaaaaggcgactaattgaTTGGTTTATAAGCTTGCGATTCTACTTATAGGCCATcacctagcaacctgtcactatttgaatcttaattctatcattaagcctaacagctaaacatggctTGTTAGTCTtataagactgctggctttgtctaccctgcaagtgatattgatgtgattttataaatgagtGATGAATGATGAATTGTTCATACTCCTTATTACTCCTTAGAGGTTTCAGTTTGGTCtggaagaaaagaaaataaatagaggGTAGGTACTAACTGCTTCTCTTCCTGTGCTGCGTGAGTCAAGGGAAAGGGaaatcaattttgtttttaaaacagaTTTATTTCCCAGCCCAGTcaaatcatataattttatttcactattTAAGCAAGTGGTTCACCTCATCAGGTGTTCTTCGCATGGTTAAATGAGGATCAATATAACCATTGTTAGGATCATGAACAGCTAAATATAATTGATTATAAATCGCCATTATGACTTCAAAAGCACGTTTCTTAACATAAGACTTATGACTGTGACTCAACAACAAATTCAGTTGAGGCAAGATATACATTTCTGGCGAGACTAAGaacatatcaaatttattaagGAATTGTTTCAATGTTGATGTATCCATACCAGGTAGAGCCGAAAGTGGCCCACTAGTTTTTTCTTGCAATATAGTATATATTGGtcctaaatttaaattggcTACGAGATAACTGGCTTGTTCTGATGTTAAAGTATCAATTTGTGCCTCTGACTGAGCTTGCAATCTTTCATTGTAATCATCCATTATTGTATAGAGAGACAATGTACACTGTATGTGATAAATACAATTAAGCATGTATACTGACATATCTGTTGAGCTCAAATGACACGCAGTCTCATTGATGGCATGAAGCAATGGATCCAAAATATgagttgtaattatttttctatctccattatttaaattgtttgttatattcATGACAGCCAGCAAATCCCTAAGGAAGGTAACCAAATCTGCCACAACAATGGAAGGGTTCAGGTCAACAGGTGGAGCTTTGACTCCATGGCTTAGCTCTTTCTGAATCTTACTATCCAAGGTTATGAGGAACACTTCCTCACTTTTTTTTAGAAGTTCATCAAAGGTGTCGATCAAGTGACCTTTTGGAGTTACACATTGTATAACATTCTTGTAGTACAagattaaatttgtaatagaCCATAAAACTAAAGGGTCTTTGTCTGGTTTCAGTATTAGTTCAGCCCTAACTTTCAATAGAGGGCATATAGCTTCCATGATGCTGGTGAGGGCATCCGtgatttgttgatttttatCTTTCATATTGCAAAACTTGAATAATGAGTTAAGGTTTTCTTTCTCTATAGGAATTATTTGATAGACCCATGTTAAAATATCTCCTATGTAACGCTTAGCATCATTTGCATAAAATTCTATTGGATTTGATCCTTCAGCTCCTTTTGTCAAAACATCAATAAAAGCCTGAACCGTTAGAGCCTTGCGTGCTGAGCAATATTCATCAACAATATTAGAGAATAACACTTGTCTATTTTGGAATTTTTCCAAAGCTTTAGGTACTAATGCATTATTTGGGGAATCAATTGACACGCAAGCACCAACTGTccaatgatataatttttctatagCAGCTTCTTGTTGCATCCCTATAATTTCCATAATGTCAAAAGCAGAAGTTTCATACCAGCACTTTACCAATGTCTTGcagtttttatacaatttttcaatttgagaAAGTGTATCAAAGAAATCTATTGTAAGTGGTGTTTTTATGGATACATTGTATAGATATTCATTTTGCTCTGAAGAAATTTGGAAAGATTTTAGAAATGCATCCACccacacaatttttttctcagttttctttctttcatctTTTAGTTTTGTTGTCTGAGTAATCAAATGAtgcgtttttgtttttgactcATTTAATCTATTCGACATATCTTTAACAGCAGTCTCCAGTGTCGACAACGAATTGATAAGTATATGTAGTTTAtcattaactttattatattcaacAAGAATTGTTTTGTTCACTAGCATATCTTTTTTTTCGACTTCATCAACAAGCACTCTTCTTGTGTATGAAGAATTTGAAGAACATAATGCAGATACAGTGTTCAATGCTTCACTATTATCTGATATGATGTGGCTgtcgaatattttatttattctttgtcTCAAAGGATTATTGTATGAAGAatccattttgaaaataaatattatcaaattttacGTCACCGTCACCGCGTACCTGTAACAACccttttattagttttttattggAAAGAAAGCTGAACCATTTAGGTTTGTATTTGGATATATGacgttatttaaatatgaataggGTCAATTTACCAGCGTAACGTGTACCACTCGGTTTCTTAAATCcaatataaaatcaatagaATCGCATTGTATTgtgcattttaaatttgatatgaTAGGTACTCTAAGTTCTAATCACAAACTATATAAATTCTAATTAaaggataaaataataagaaccTGCCTGATGCGTGACAATGTAAAATAACACATGACATTTTATGTTGACATTGATTGGCATTATATTGATAGTTTTTGGTAACGCTTATGGTTTAAAACCATCGCCAACTTTaaacgtttatttataatcattcatacatacaatcacgtctatatcccttaccgGCTAGACAGATTGATAGGTGTAGATAgagtataggtacctatagacAGCTAGTCAGCGCTTCGCTGATAAGGACAGGGCCTTTTCCTAAGAGCAAAAAGTTGTCTTTacatcaaaaacaaataaaagttaacagagaaaagagatgaatAGAGGACGCTCCGCTTAACTCCACTACAAGGGTTATCTGTGTTTACGTTATATTGGTTTTGCATTtagaaataggtacctacttgttATAGATGTAAactgtacataataattataatgtaaaactgtttgtaaacaaataaagagaaaaaaaattcttctgaAAATGTACTTAAGTAGTAGTAGCTAttacttatatgtaaaaaaatatgtaaatgaaGAGGTGCATTATAAGAAGTAAGACGGAGACGTTAGTCAAGAAGAATTCAGTTTTTTGATGTCAATCAATGTCATACTTTAATTCTtcgtacctatttatttgGCATTACATGTGACTTCTATTTATATCTACGACGGAAAGTGACTACGTATATGCAAGAaacctaataaaattaaaccaaatattgtaaataaattacaaacctttatattagaattttatacaataaacatGATACGATCTATCGGTAATCCTATTAGATGCAgaggtaaatatttatctattttagaGTATCACGAACATTTCGTGGATATTTATGAAGGTATCTATTACA
This genomic window contains:
- the LOC106133622 gene encoding conserved oligomeric Golgi complex subunit 6, with the translated sequence MDSSYNNPLRQRINKIFDSHIISDNSEALNTVSALCSSNSSYTRRVLVDEVEKKDMLVNKTILVEYNKVNDKLHILINSLSTLETAVKDMSNRLNESKTKTHHLITQTTKLKDERKKTEKKIVWVDAFLKSFQISSEQNEYLYNVSIKTPLTIDFFDTLSQIEKLYKNCKTLVKCWYETSAFDIMEIIGMQQEAAIEKLYHWTVGACVSIDSPNNALVPKALEKFQNRQVLFSNIVDEYCSARKALTVQAFIDVLTKGAEGSNPIEFYANDAKRYIGDILTWVYQIIPIEKENLNSLFKFCNMKDKNQQITDALTSIMEAICPLLKVRAELILKPDKDPLVLWSITNLILYYKNVIQCVTPKGHLIDTFDELLKKSEEVFLITLDSKIQKELSHGVKAPPVDLNPSIVVADLVTFLRDLLAVMNITNNLNNGDRKIITTHILDPLLHAINETACHLSSTDMSVYMLNCIYHIQCTLSLYTIMDDYNERLQAQSEAQIDTLTSEQASYLVANLNLGPIYTILQEKTSGPLSALPGMDTSTLKQFLNKFDMFLVSPEMYILPQLNLLLSHSHKSYVKKRAFEVIMAIYNQLYLAVHDPNNGYIDPHLTMRRTPDEVNHLLK